In Aquiflexum balticum DSM 16537, a single genomic region encodes these proteins:
- a CDS encoding SusC/RagA family TonB-linked outer membrane protein, with translation MKKVLLGFALTLITVFSVVAQSRTVTGRVTSADEPDGVPGVNVQVKGTAAGSVTDLDGNFSVNVPSGSNTLVFSFVGYRTQEMLIDGRSILDVVMQPDISALSEVVVTAQGIERDERSLGYSLQSIKGDALSQKSEPNLLNALQGKVAGVTIGGSSGGAGTSTNINIRGITSFTGSNQPLIVVDGIIFSNDTDNTQTGVFGSQPGNRLNDIAPESIQSINILKGPAAAVLYGSRASAGAIIITTKSGRGLSDKTEITVTSSLNLQDPIDYAPLQNDYGQGTQNNFVPTTTASWGPRFGTPGFDTVVNTQGETVPYRAFPNHFREFFQTGRIFQNGINIASGNADENYVLNLSSTNQEGIIPNTGFDRYSVQVGGNKKLQNGVKVGGTMTYVKSKQRAGTAGNGGSALGQMTRIPRSFDFSGRPFQDELGRSIYYNPAQNHPLWSAENELFDLNVDRIFGNLNVGYDFTDWLNVTYRATADTYTDRRKQTLRIGAARAPQGQLDEDVLFRSELNGDLMITMRKANLFAEGINANLLLGQNINQRDFQNVGVVGESLTIPGFDNVSNASVFTNSSESKSRRRLIGYYAQLSLDYNDYLFLELSGRVDQSSTLPTTSNAYFYPSIAASFVPTDAFNIQSDILSYAKVRASAARVGRDADPYLLQSVLVSAGYGNNVASINFPISVAGGSIPGFTPAGRIGSFELTPEFVTAYEVGLNLGLFNNRFGLDLAYFNTVSTNQIFNVAVSPSTGFDTRTTNIGEMTNKGIEAVLSSTIFKRGDFTWDANLNFTRIRNEVVSIAEGVDNSGIPPGGFIGITSSIAVGQPYGVVISTAFPRNENGDLLVNPTTGAYAPGVPNSVIANVQPDWLAGLANTFTYKNLTFYALIDARYGGQLYSFNQVDLRTGGHIDYTGVDRDQPRILPGVIANGDGTYRPNNIQVPAQTYYGSLGGLASEGAVFDATVYRLREVSLSYSIPARVLRSTPFGQASFGVSARNLFFFAPGFPADPEVNTQGAGNIQGMDLSGAPQTRNYGVNLRFTL, from the coding sequence ATGAAGAAAGTTTTACTAGGCTTTGCGTTGACACTAATCACGGTTTTCTCCGTAGTGGCGCAGAGTAGGACTGTAACTGGACGCGTAACTTCGGCGGATGAGCCGGATGGTGTACCAGGGGTCAATGTCCAAGTTAAAGGTACCGCCGCTGGGTCGGTAACTGACCTTGATGGGAATTTCTCAGTGAATGTTCCTTCTGGAAGCAATACCTTAGTATTCAGTTTTGTTGGATACAGGACTCAGGAAATGCTCATTGATGGGAGATCCATTCTGGATGTTGTTATGCAGCCAGACATAAGTGCGCTCTCTGAAGTAGTGGTCACCGCACAAGGTATAGAACGGGATGAAAGATCCTTGGGGTATTCATTGCAGTCGATCAAGGGAGATGCATTGTCCCAAAAATCAGAGCCCAATTTACTGAATGCCCTACAAGGTAAAGTTGCCGGTGTAACCATTGGTGGTTCATCGGGGGGTGCAGGTACTTCTACCAATATTAACATCAGAGGTATAACTTCTTTTACCGGAAGTAACCAACCACTGATCGTTGTGGATGGAATTATCTTTAGTAATGACACGGATAATACTCAAACTGGGGTATTCGGTTCTCAACCGGGTAACAGATTAAATGACATTGCTCCTGAAAGCATCCAATCCATCAATATCCTGAAAGGTCCTGCTGCTGCCGTACTTTATGGCTCCAGGGCTTCTGCAGGTGCCATTATTATTACAACCAAAAGCGGTAGGGGATTGAGTGACAAGACTGAAATCACAGTGACTTCTTCCTTGAACCTTCAGGATCCTATTGATTATGCACCCCTGCAGAACGATTATGGTCAAGGTACGCAAAACAATTTTGTCCCTACTACCACGGCCTCTTGGGGCCCAAGATTCGGAACTCCAGGTTTTGATACAGTAGTGAATACGCAAGGTGAAACGGTTCCTTATCGGGCATTTCCTAATCATTTCAGAGAATTTTTCCAGACAGGAAGAATTTTTCAAAATGGAATTAATATTGCGTCAGGTAATGCAGACGAAAACTATGTGTTGAATTTGAGTTCCACTAATCAGGAAGGTATTATTCCAAACACTGGTTTTGACAGGTATAGCGTTCAGGTAGGTGGTAACAAAAAACTCCAAAATGGGGTTAAAGTTGGAGGCACTATGACCTATGTAAAATCCAAGCAAAGAGCGGGTACTGCTGGTAATGGAGGTTCTGCTTTGGGTCAGATGACCCGTATCCCAAGGTCTTTTGATTTTTCAGGAAGGCCATTTCAGGATGAATTGGGCAGAAGTATTTATTACAACCCTGCTCAGAACCACCCTTTATGGAGTGCGGAAAATGAATTATTCGATTTGAATGTAGACAGGATTTTCGGTAATTTAAACGTAGGGTATGATTTTACAGACTGGTTGAATGTAACTTATAGAGCTACTGCTGATACTTACACTGATAGAAGAAAGCAAACCCTTAGAATCGGAGCGGCAAGGGCTCCTCAGGGCCAGTTGGATGAAGATGTGCTTTTCAGATCTGAATTGAATGGTGATTTGATGATCACCATGAGAAAAGCTAATCTATTTGCTGAAGGTATCAATGCCAATTTGCTTTTGGGTCAAAATATCAATCAAAGGGATTTCCAAAATGTGGGTGTGGTAGGTGAATCACTGACCATCCCGGGATTTGACAACGTCAGCAATGCATCAGTATTTACCAACTCCTCAGAATCTAAATCCAGAAGAAGACTGATAGGTTATTATGCGCAGCTCAGCTTAGATTATAATGATTACCTGTTTTTGGAATTGTCAGGTAGGGTGGATCAGTCCTCTACATTGCCAACAACCAGTAATGCTTATTTCTATCCATCAATTGCAGCAAGTTTTGTACCAACCGATGCATTCAACATTCAATCTGATATTCTTTCTTATGCAAAAGTCAGGGCAAGTGCAGCAAGGGTAGGTAGAGATGCAGATCCATATTTACTCCAATCCGTATTGGTCAGTGCTGGATATGGAAATAACGTTGCCAGTATCAATTTCCCGATTTCAGTAGCGGGCGGTAGTATCCCCGGATTTACTCCTGCAGGAAGAATCGGAAGTTTTGAACTGACTCCTGAATTTGTTACAGCATATGAAGTAGGTTTGAACTTAGGATTATTCAATAACAGATTCGGTTTGGATCTTGCTTACTTTAATACCGTCAGTACCAATCAGATCTTCAACGTGGCGGTTTCTCCATCAACAGGATTTGATACCAGAACCACTAACATTGGTGAAATGACCAATAAAGGTATTGAAGCAGTGTTGTCTTCAACTATATTCAAAAGAGGAGACTTCACTTGGGATGCCAACCTGAACTTTACCAGGATCAGAAATGAAGTTGTTTCTATTGCTGAAGGGGTTGACAATTCAGGCATTCCTCCGGGAGGATTTATTGGGATCACATCTTCTATTGCTGTAGGCCAACCTTATGGAGTGGTCATTTCTACGGCATTCCCAAGAAATGAAAATGGTGATTTATTGGTAAACCCAACCACAGGTGCTTATGCCCCAGGTGTTCCAAATTCAGTAATTGCCAATGTCCAGCCGGATTGGTTGGCAGGATTGGCAAATACTTTTACCTATAAAAACCTTACTTTCTATGCATTGATTGATGCAAGATATGGAGGTCAACTGTATTCTTTCAACCAAGTTGATTTAAGAACAGGAGGTCACATTGACTATACTGGAGTAGACAGAGATCAGCCCAGAATTCTTCCTGGAGTGATTGCAAATGGGGATGGAACTTACAGACCTAATAATATTCAAGTACCTGCTCAGACCTACTATGGTAGTTTAGGTGGTTTGGCTTCTGAAGGCGCAGTATTTGATGCGACCGTTTATAGGTTAAGGGAAGTTTCCTTAAGCTACAGTATTCCGGCAAGAGTCCTTAGGTCCACGCCATTTGGCCAGGCTTCGTTTGGAGTATCAGCCAGAAACCTGTTCTTCTTCGCTCCGGGCTTCCCGGCAGATCCCGAAGTAAATACCCAAGGTGCTGGAAATATCCAAGGGATGGATTTGAGCGGTGCGCCTCAAACAAGGAATTACGGTGTTAACTTGAGATTTACATTATAA
- a CDS encoding heavy metal translocating P-type ATPase: MKKQEIPVTGMSCAACAISVEKTLGNSPGVKKAAVNYANQIAWVEWDEVEVSLDELQQQVKASGYDLLIEKIEQEDLENLQKEAHIDLKRKTRYAGLLALPVFLIGMFWMDMPYGNYIMWVFTTPVLLVFGNQFFKQAWKLAKNKEANMDTLVALSTGIAYIYSSFNTFFPEFLLAKGLVPHVYFEAAAVIIFFILLGKTLESGAKAGTGAALKKLMGLQPQDLIVVENGVENLKKTSEVKKGEVILVKPGQKIPLDGKVLEGTSYVNESMLTGEPIPLIKSSGDKVFAGTVNQEGSFTFQAEQVGDHTLLSQIIQRVKKAQGSKAPVQKMVDQVAGIFVPTVLLIGLITFLVWGFSGVEDSWLRGMLAMITVLVIACPCALGLATPTAIMAAMGKGAEMGILIKNAESLEKGKEIDTLVLDKTGTITEGNPKVTEAYFSDKCEKSDLSYLLALESKSEHPLANAISTSLSKDSKALPLKSFKSVTGKGVWGKSETSEFRIGNSKWLEQEGVILDEKLLKIADDSLQEGAIIVFAAKDHQHIGLFKIADPIKETSIKAISELKKMGISIHMLTGDQKNTAAWVANEVGIEHFSAEMLPQDKASYVQQLQSTGKKVAMAGDGINDSEALGYADLSIAMGKGTDIAMEVAEVTLVHSDLSQIPKTLLLTKKTVSIIRQNLFWAFIYNIIGIPIAAGILYPSFGFLLNPMLAAAAMALSSVSVVGNSLRLRRG; encoded by the coding sequence ATGAAAAAACAAGAAATACCCGTAACCGGAATGAGTTGTGCAGCATGTGCCATCAGCGTGGAGAAAACATTGGGAAACAGTCCGGGAGTAAAAAAAGCTGCTGTCAATTATGCCAATCAGATCGCCTGGGTGGAATGGGATGAAGTGGAAGTTTCTCTCGATGAGTTACAGCAGCAGGTAAAAGCCAGTGGTTACGATCTCTTGATTGAGAAAATCGAGCAGGAAGACCTGGAAAACCTACAAAAAGAGGCTCACATTGATTTAAAAAGAAAAACAAGATATGCCGGTCTACTGGCTTTACCTGTTTTCCTGATAGGCATGTTTTGGATGGATATGCCCTATGGCAATTACATCATGTGGGTTTTTACAACTCCGGTTTTATTGGTTTTCGGGAATCAGTTTTTCAAACAGGCCTGGAAATTGGCCAAAAACAAAGAGGCCAATATGGATACTTTGGTCGCCCTCAGTACAGGAATCGCTTATATCTATAGCAGTTTCAACACCTTTTTCCCTGAATTTCTTTTGGCAAAAGGTCTTGTTCCCCATGTGTATTTTGAGGCAGCGGCAGTGATCATTTTTTTTATTCTACTGGGAAAGACCCTGGAATCGGGCGCAAAAGCAGGAACCGGTGCAGCTTTGAAAAAACTGATGGGTTTACAGCCACAGGACTTGATAGTAGTGGAAAACGGTGTAGAAAATCTCAAAAAAACCTCTGAAGTCAAAAAAGGAGAAGTGATTCTGGTCAAACCGGGCCAGAAAATCCCTTTGGACGGAAAAGTATTGGAAGGTACTTCTTATGTAAATGAAAGCATGTTGACCGGAGAACCCATTCCCCTTATCAAATCATCGGGAGACAAAGTTTTTGCCGGAACCGTTAATCAGGAAGGTAGTTTTACCTTTCAAGCCGAACAGGTTGGTGATCACACCCTATTATCGCAGATTATCCAAAGGGTGAAAAAAGCACAAGGCTCAAAAGCCCCAGTACAGAAGATGGTCGATCAGGTAGCCGGGATATTTGTACCTACTGTATTGTTGATCGGATTGATTACATTTCTTGTGTGGGGATTCAGTGGGGTGGAAGATTCCTGGTTGAGGGGGATGTTGGCTATGATTACAGTATTGGTGATTGCCTGTCCCTGTGCGCTTGGTCTGGCCACACCTACCGCTATCATGGCCGCCATGGGCAAAGGTGCCGAAATGGGGATTCTTATCAAGAATGCTGAAAGCCTGGAAAAAGGAAAAGAAATCGACACTTTGGTCCTGGATAAGACCGGTACGATCACAGAAGGCAATCCAAAAGTGACAGAGGCGTATTTTTCAGATAAATGCGAAAAATCTGACCTGTCTTATCTCCTAGCCTTGGAATCAAAAAGTGAACATCCATTAGCAAATGCCATCAGTACTTCCCTGTCGAAAGATTCCAAAGCACTGCCCCTAAAATCATTCAAAAGTGTCACCGGTAAAGGGGTATGGGGTAAATCAGAGACATCTGAATTCAGGATCGGTAATTCAAAATGGCTGGAACAGGAAGGGGTAATCCTGGACGAAAAGCTCTTGAAGATTGCAGACGACTCATTGCAGGAAGGGGCAATTATCGTATTTGCGGCCAAAGACCATCAACATATCGGACTCTTTAAAATCGCAGATCCGATCAAAGAAACATCCATCAAGGCCATTTCAGAATTAAAGAAAATGGGTATCAGTATCCATATGCTGACCGGAGACCAAAAAAACACTGCGGCTTGGGTGGCTAATGAAGTAGGCATTGAACATTTTAGTGCGGAAATGCTACCTCAGGACAAGGCTTCTTATGTCCAACAATTACAATCTACCGGAAAGAAAGTAGCCATGGCCGGTGATGGCATCAATGACAGTGAAGCTTTGGGATATGCAGATCTGAGCATTGCCATGGGAAAAGGGACTGATATAGCCATGGAAGTGGCAGAAGTTACCCTGGTTCATTCAGACTTAAGTCAAATTCCAAAAACACTGCTTTTGACCAAAAAAACGGTGAGCATAATTAGGCAAAACCTCTTTTGGGCATTTATTTATAATATCATTGGCATCCCCATAGCCGCCGGCATCCTTTACCCTTCATTTGGATTTCTTTTAAATCCCATGTTGGCGGCAGCAGCGATGGCACTCAGTTCTGTATCAGTAGTAGGAAACAGTCTGAGATTAAGGCGGGGGTAG
- a CDS encoding SusD/RagB family nutrient-binding outer membrane lipoprotein codes for MKKLLTYIGAAALLTSTACSEFLDINDTPNNPITATPDVLLPTALAGSAFANANELNRFGSTIVSVTAGAGNAPAAYDIYNLDGANFGNQWRFEIYNGALITYDALITSADAVSSSSYKGIAKIMKAYTFALTTDVWGDIPYSEALRGSEITQPRLDSQQNIYLGGDGIQSLFDLVREGLADLNVASNINPGVDDLVYGGNIDNWKRAGNSLLLKLANTISRVNPAAATEVINQVIAGNNYIVANNQNLNVRFGTSVGSRSPIYEWTYVSLFQNDMMISTRFVNLLQSKNDPRLNIFVTRPTGDFVTIDNGFRGTLPQPQSTWSRFSSYVTGASGEGPVRLVTNAQTSFILAESALVLGTTGNAQDYFQAGIRASMTDAGLTAEQIDAYFATNLAEVTLTGSQAENLEKIMTQKYIALYGNGLEQWNDYRRTGFPALQDHQNAVGIDGTRPVRAQYINEEISRNPNFEIVLPNVRVWWDID; via the coding sequence ATGAAAAAATTATTAACATATATAGGAGCAGCAGCTTTGCTTACCTCCACAGCCTGTTCGGAATTTCTTGATATCAACGATACACCCAACAACCCGATCACGGCAACACCTGATGTATTATTGCCAACAGCTTTGGCAGGTTCTGCCTTTGCCAATGCGAATGAATTGAACAGATTTGGATCGACAATAGTCAGTGTAACAGCCGGTGCAGGAAATGCGCCCGCTGCTTATGATATCTATAACCTGGACGGTGCAAATTTCGGTAATCAGTGGAGATTTGAAATATACAATGGTGCCCTGATTACTTATGACGCATTGATCACCTCTGCGGATGCGGTCAGTTCTTCCAGTTACAAAGGTATTGCCAAGATTATGAAAGCATACACTTTTGCATTGACTACAGACGTTTGGGGAGACATTCCTTACTCTGAAGCCCTGAGAGGGTCAGAAATCACTCAACCAAGATTGGATTCTCAGCAGAATATCTATTTGGGAGGAGATGGCATCCAAAGTCTTTTTGACTTGGTCAGAGAAGGATTGGCGGATCTGAATGTAGCATCGAACATCAATCCAGGTGTTGATGACCTTGTCTACGGAGGAAACATTGACAACTGGAAAAGGGCCGGTAACTCCTTATTGTTGAAATTGGCCAACACCATTTCAAGGGTTAATCCTGCAGCGGCAACAGAGGTAATCAACCAAGTGATTGCCGGAAACAATTATATAGTAGCCAATAACCAAAATTTGAATGTCAGATTCGGTACTTCTGTAGGAAGTAGATCTCCTATTTACGAGTGGACTTATGTTTCTCTCTTCCAAAATGACATGATGATCAGTACTAGGTTTGTAAATTTGTTGCAAAGCAAAAATGACCCGAGGTTGAACATCTTTGTTACCAGACCGACAGGTGATTTCGTCACCATCGATAATGGATTCAGGGGTACATTACCACAGCCACAGAGTACATGGTCAAGATTCAGTTCTTATGTTACCGGAGCATCCGGTGAAGGTCCTGTCAGATTGGTCACCAATGCACAGACATCCTTTATTTTGGCTGAATCTGCTTTGGTTTTGGGAACTACAGGTAATGCACAGGATTATTTCCAAGCAGGTATCAGAGCTTCGATGACAGATGCAGGATTGACCGCAGAGCAGATTGATGCTTATTTCGCTACGAATTTGGCTGAGGTCACCCTAACCGGAAGTCAAGCTGAAAACCTTGAAAAAATCATGACTCAGAAGTATATTGCCTTGTACGGCAATGGTCTTGAGCAATGGAATGACTACAGAAGAACCGGATTCCCTGCACTTCAAGATCACCAAAATGCCGTAGGAATTGACGGAACCAGACCGGTACGTGCCCAATATATCAATGAGGAAATTTCACGTAACCCCAATTTCGAAATAGTTCTTCCTAATGTGAGAGTTTGGTGGGATATTGATTAA
- the bshC gene encoding bacillithiol biosynthesis cysteine-adding enzyme BshC: MIKSTVDPACTGQFSPLFLDYIRQKPETFSFYNQYPEISNFENLIKGKNFSLSNRQILVDSLKKQYAGFEGDALIMEQISSLSDSKTFTVTTGHQLNLFTGPLYFIYKIVATINLAERLKKAYPDCHFVPVYWMATEDHDFEEINYFKLNGKKYQWKSPQKGAVGDFKLDETFRGFFQQVAFFVPDFFKEAYQKSEKLSEAVRKYVHHLFGDKGLIVVDGNDANLKRLFIPVIKEDLVNQAPSRFASDQSSKLDDLGYKSQIYPRDINLFYMVDGLRERIEKSDSIYKVLNTAVSFSENEILEELDLHPERFSPNVVLRPLYQEMILPNLAYLGGPAEVIYWLQLKSMFDHFEVQFPAIMPRNFALVLDTVASRKINQLGLKDEELFKTVLDWKKAFVLNHAVVDFQFEQEKESMSRIFEQTGQKASELEKSLGNAFEAGKVRALKIMDQLSKKVRKAEERRQSVQIRRREDIQELLFPGGSPQERVENFMKFYLEAPDFLDELFELFDPFDFNYIILKSENG, encoded by the coding sequence ATGATCAAATCCACTGTTGACCCAGCGTGTACCGGACAGTTTTCACCCCTATTTTTAGATTATATCCGCCAAAAACCAGAAACCTTCTCTTTCTACAATCAGTATCCTGAAATTTCGAATTTCGAAAACCTGATCAAAGGAAAGAATTTCAGCTTATCTAACAGGCAGATCTTAGTGGACTCATTGAAAAAACAATATGCGGGTTTTGAGGGGGATGCATTGATTATGGAACAGATTTCTTCCCTGTCAGATTCAAAAACCTTTACGGTTACTACAGGTCATCAGCTGAACCTTTTTACCGGACCACTATATTTTATTTATAAAATTGTTGCTACGATCAATCTTGCAGAGCGGTTAAAGAAAGCATACCCGGACTGTCACTTTGTCCCGGTTTATTGGATGGCTACTGAAGACCATGATTTTGAAGAAATCAATTATTTCAAGTTGAATGGAAAGAAATATCAATGGAAATCTCCTCAAAAAGGTGCAGTTGGGGATTTTAAATTGGATGAGACTTTCAGAGGGTTTTTCCAACAAGTGGCATTCTTTGTTCCTGATTTTTTTAAGGAGGCCTATCAGAAATCAGAGAAGTTGTCGGAAGCAGTCAGGAAATATGTTCACCATTTATTTGGAGATAAAGGCTTGATAGTAGTGGATGGAAATGATGCCAACTTAAAACGTCTTTTCATTCCGGTTATTAAAGAGGATTTGGTAAACCAAGCGCCCAGTAGATTTGCGAGTGACCAAAGCAGCAAACTGGATGATTTGGGTTATAAAAGTCAGATTTATCCAAGGGATATCAATCTCTTTTATATGGTGGATGGACTCCGGGAAAGGATTGAAAAAAGTGACTCTATATATAAGGTGTTAAATACAGCTGTTTCTTTCTCAGAAAATGAGATTCTTGAGGAGTTGGACCTGCACCCTGAAAGATTCAGTCCAAATGTCGTTTTGAGACCTTTGTACCAGGAAATGATTCTTCCGAATTTGGCATACCTAGGCGGCCCAGCAGAAGTTATATATTGGTTGCAGCTCAAATCCATGTTCGATCATTTTGAAGTTCAGTTTCCTGCCATCATGCCAAGGAATTTTGCATTGGTCCTTGACACAGTTGCTTCCAGAAAAATTAATCAGCTTGGACTAAAAGATGAAGAGTTGTTCAAAACGGTTTTGGATTGGAAAAAAGCTTTTGTTCTGAACCATGCTGTTGTTGATTTTCAGTTTGAGCAAGAAAAGGAAAGTATGTCCAGGATTTTTGAACAGACAGGTCAAAAAGCCTCAGAATTGGAAAAAAGCCTCGGCAATGCATTTGAAGCAGGTAAGGTGAGAGCGCTGAAAATCATGGATCAATTGTCCAAAAAAGTCAGAAAAGCCGAAGAGAGAAGGCAATCCGTTCAAATCCGCCGAAGAGAGGATATTCAGGAACTACTTTTTCCTGGAGGAAGCCCGCAGGAAAGGGTAGAGAATTTCATGAAGTTTTACTTGGAAGCACCAGACTTTTTAGATGAACTTTTCGAATTGTTTGATCCATTTGATTTTAATTACATAATATTAAAGTCTGAAAATGGATAA
- a CDS encoding 5-formyltetrahydrofolate cyclo-ligase, with protein sequence MDKKTIREQYLLKRRLLTTEEINAQSEIISKRLLDFLSIRPEIRHIHIFLPIKRFNEVNTFPLFERLQGSGYHLYTSEVNKLEDTLDTFEISEVKEFKLNSWGIPFPIGAVKVEPDKIQLVLIPLLAFDKKGYRIGYGKGYYDKFLSKIADSVWKVGLTFFPPENILPAESHDIGLNYCITPEKIHVFE encoded by the coding sequence ATGGATAAGAAGACAATCCGGGAGCAGTATTTATTGAAGAGGAGATTACTTACTACTGAGGAAATAAATGCTCAATCCGAAATAATTTCCAAAAGATTGTTGGATTTTCTAAGCATTCGCCCTGAAATAAGGCACATACATATATTTCTACCTATCAAACGTTTCAATGAAGTGAACACCTTTCCACTTTTTGAGCGGCTTCAGGGTTCAGGTTATCATCTGTATACTTCTGAGGTCAATAAATTGGAAGATACCTTGGATACTTTTGAAATCTCGGAAGTCAAAGAATTCAAATTGAATTCTTGGGGCATACCTTTTCCGATTGGGGCTGTAAAGGTTGAACCTGATAAAATCCAGTTGGTTCTGATTCCCTTGCTGGCATTTGATAAAAAGGGATACAGGATAGGCTATGGTAAAGGATATTATGATAAATTCCTTTCGAAAATAGCTGACTCGGTATGGAAGGTAGGTCTTACTTTTTTTCCTCCTGAAAATATTTTACCTGCTGAATCCCACGATATTGGGCTTAATTATTGTATCACTCCCGAAAAAATTCATGTTTTTGAATGA
- a CDS encoding cation transporter translates to MKKIEFKTNVKCGACVATITPEMEKLSAQSWSVDLTHPDRILTVEGNLEEEAVLEALEKSGYKGEIIS, encoded by the coding sequence ATGAAAAAAATCGAATTCAAAACCAATGTGAAGTGCGGAGCTTGTGTAGCCACCATTACCCCTGAAATGGAAAAATTATCTGCCCAATCCTGGAGTGTTGACCTGACCCATCCTGACAGGATTTTGACCGTAGAGGGAAATCTTGAAGAAGAGGCAGTTCTCGAGGCTTTGGAAAAATCAGGGTATAAGGGAGAAATC